From the Serinus canaria isolate serCan28SL12 chromosome 21, serCan2020, whole genome shotgun sequence genome, one window contains:
- the LOC103820838 gene encoding arylacetamide deacetylase-like 4 has product MASIYTTLAIIGMFFISPVLIPALFWGVVLYGFFNLELPPGIEQPLKLRFFYSLMITTMVTGKILEKLGICNDLTILRAVLDGIPPWRDSKLLIKDLTVDEVPLRIYQPKRPPTGKRRGILYFHGGAGTFGSIRAFERVCRYMAKKCNSVVVSVGYRLAPEHSYPGQYSDCLNATLYFMRNLEEYHVDPGLIIISGDSCGANFATVICQILLNHRDLPKVRAQVLLYPGLQGLDFQLPSYQQNAFVPVLTQKMIIYLCFRYLNKKPTYWRDVLQNCHVPDCMRHQYKKWISADLIPDEFKVRGYVPPKPASYKPEVHEAVKEILEMTFSPLLAEDSIICQLPESYIATCEFDVLRDDGLLYKKRLEENGVQVTWYHCENAFHGILAFFGYGIFSFLSGNKIMDSTVNYINSL; this is encoded by the exons ATGGCATCCATTTATACAACTTTAGCAATTATAggaatgttttttatttctcctgttttaaTACCAGCACTGTTTTGGGGGGTTGTATTATACGGTTTTTTCAACTTAGAACTGCCACCTGGAATTGAGCAACCTCTAAAGCTTCGTTTTTTCTACTCCTTGATGATCACAACCATGGTCACG GGAAAGATTTTGGAGAAGCTGGGGATCTGCAATGATTTAACCATACTGCGAGCAGTGCTCGATGGGATACCTCCATGGAGAGATTCCAAGCTGCTTATCAAAGACCTCACAGTAGATGAGGTACCCTTGAGGATTTATCAGCCCAAAAGGCCCCCCACTGGCAAAAGAAGAGGAATTCTCTATTTTCATGGAGGCGCTGGCACATTTGGGAGCATTA GAGCCTTTGAAAGAGTATGCCGCTATATGGCGAAAAAATGCAACTCAGTGGTTGTGTCTGTTGG GTACCGTCTGGCTCCTGAACATTCCTACCCAGGGCAATATTCTGACTGTCTCAATGCCACCTTATACTTCATGAGGAATTTAGAAGAGTATCACGTGGATCCTGGTCTCATCATCATTAGTGGTGACAGCTGTGGGGCTAATTTTGCTACAGTTATTTGCCAAATCCTGCTGAATCATAGAGATCTGCCAAAAGTACGTGCTCAGGTCCTGCTTTACCCAGGACTCCAGGGCCTGGATTTCCAATTGCCCTCCTACCAGCAGAACGCTTTTGTCCCCGTGTTGACCCAGAAGATGATCATCTACCTCTGTTTTCGTTACcttaacaaaaaacccacatattGGAGAGATGTTCTACAAAACTGCCATGTTCCTGATTGTATGAGACACCAGTATAAAAAATGGATAAGTGCTGACCTTATTCCTGATGAATTTAAGGTTAGAGGCTATGTACCACCAAAACCTGCATCATATAAACCTGAAGTCCATGAAGCTGTCaaagaaattttagaaatgACATTTTCCCCACTGTTAGCTGAAGATTCCATTATTTGCCAGCTCCCTGAGTCCTACATTGCGACCTGTGAGTTTGATGTGTTGAGAGATGATGGTCTGTTATACAAGAAGAGACTAGAGGAAAATGGTGTTCAAGTGACCTGGTATCACTGTGAGAATGCCTTCCATGGAATTTTAGCCTTTTTTGGCtatgggattttttcctttttatctggAAATAAGATAATGGACAGTACTGTGAATTATATAAACAGTTTAtag